The following are from one region of the Populus trichocarpa isolate Nisqually-1 chromosome 8, P.trichocarpa_v4.1, whole genome shotgun sequence genome:
- the LOC18101335 gene encoding uncharacterized protein LOC18101335, with the protein MIRNHHSPPELPVSAINGGSDGGSDQSSNSIRDRSLFKRNPNYNTNTPDKSSKSPLDRSDRRSRWHPYTNRSYNRKGWLLPCFPFRGVYLFYCLIFFAVLAFVLASILLQSSITGMAVFRRGWIDHWRPIKEDLKSGAMLKFVPVLKSRLPLEGHGLDHVRLLANRVGLRPPRLAVILGNMKKGPQSLMLISVVMNLRKLGYALKIYAVDNGVTRSVWEEIGGRISILGPEQYDHIDWSIFEAVIVDSLEAKGAVSSLTQEPFQSIPLVWIIQEDTLANRLPLYQEMGWQHLLSHWRSIFNRANVVVFPDFTLPMLYTVLDTGNFFVIPGSPVDVWAAESYSKTHAKHQLRVDHGFSKDDLVVLVVGSSFFYDELSWDYAVAVHTLGPLLAKYARTKDAEGSFKLIFLGGNSTDDNALQEVVSGLGLHHGSVWHYGLHGDVNSVLLMADVVLYGSSQNEQGFPPLLIRAMTFGTPVIAPDIPILKKYVDDGAHGILFSKYSPEALTRALSLLISNGKLSKFAQTLAFSGRLLAKNMLASECIIGYARLLENLISFPSDTLLPGPVSNLQRREWEWNLFSKELEQEIDDLLSMAEGDFSFRETSAVYSLEKEWSNHVNSTSISGNGTEILVPDIPTESDWDVLSEIESFEEYERVETEELQERMDKSHGPWDEIYHDARKSEKLKFEANERDEGELERTGQPVCIYEIYDGAGAWPFLNHGSLYRGLSLSTKARRSRSDDVDAVARLPLLNDSYYQNILCDIGGMFSIANRVDDIHKRPWIGFQSWHAAGSKVSLTFKAEQVLEEKVQEENKDVMYYWARLDMDGGVTGSNDELTFWSMCDILNGGHCRIAFEDAFRHMYGLPSNLEVLPPMPEDGGHWSALHSWVMPTPSFLEFIMFSRMFVDSLDALQSNSSQMTKCLLSSSELQEKHCYCRILEVLVNVWAYHSARRMVYIDPHTGSVEEQHPVEQRKGIMWEKYFKLMVLKSMDEDLAEAADDGDHPRERWLWPLTGEVHWQGIYEREREEKYRVKMDKKRKTKEKLFERLKSGYKQKPLRKYRKLRF; encoded by the exons ATGATCCGAAACCACCATTCTCCACCCGAACTACCGGTCTCCGCTATCAATGGAGGTTCCGACGGTGGCTCCGATCAAAGTTCCAACTCGATTCGAGACCGTTCTCTTTTCAAACGAAACCCTAACTACAACACTAACACTCCAGACAAATCAAGTAAATCACCTCTTGATCGGTCTGATCGCCGCAGCCGATGGCACCCCTATACAAACAGAAGCTACAACCGCAAGGGGTGGTTGCTCCCTTGCTTTCCATTTCGCGGCGTTTATTTATTCtactgtttgatttttttcgCTGTTTTAGCTTTCGTTTTGGCGTCTATTTTGTTGCAGAGTTCGATTACCGGTATGGCTGTGTTTCGTAGAGGGTGGATTGATCATTGGAGACCGATCAAAGAAGATTTGAAATCAGGTGCTATGTTGAAATTCGTGCCCGTGTTAAAATCACGGTTGCCTTTGGAAGGTCACGGGCTCGATCATGTCAGATTGCTAGCTAATAGAGTTGGCCTCAGGCCTCCAAGACTCGCCGTT ATCTTAGGAAACATGAAGAAGGGCCCACAGTCATTGATGTTGATTAGTGTGGTGATGAATCTGCGGAAACTTGGTTATGCACTTAAG ATATATGCAGTGGATAATGGTGTGACACGATCAGTGTGGGAGGAAATAGGAGGCCGGATATCAATTTTAGGACCAGAGCAATATGACCATATTGATTGGTCCAT TTTTGAAGCTGTTATTGTCGATTCACTTGAAGCCAAAGGGGCAGTTTCAAG CCTCACACAGGAGCCATTCCAGTCAATACCGCTTGTATGGATAATCCAAGAAGATACCCTTGCGAATCGTCTTCCATTGTATCAGGAAATGGGCTGGCAGCATTTGCTGTCTCATTGGAGAAGTATTTTTAACAGGGCTAATGTTGTTGTATTTCCAGACTTCACTTTGCCG ATGTTATATACTGTGCTTGACACTGGAAACTTCTTTGTGATTCCTGGATCACCAGTAGATGTGTGGGCTGCTGAAAGCTACAGTAAGACCCACGCTAAGCATCAGTTAAGGGTGGACCATGGATTCAGCAAAGATGATTTGGTGGTTCTAGTTGTTGGTAGTTCTTTCTTCTATGATGAGCTATCATGGGATTATGCTGTGGCAGTGCACACCCTAGGACCTCTACTAGCCAAATATGCAAGGACCAAAGATGCTGAAGgatcatttaaattaattttcttaggcGGTAATTCCACTGATGATAATGCTTTACAG GAAGTTGTTTCTGGTCTGGGACTTCATCATGGCTCTGTGTGGCATTATGGCCTGCATGGTGATGTCAACAGTGTGTTATTAATGGCAGATGTTGTTCTTTATGGTTCTTCCCAAAATGAACAGGGTTTTCCTCCTTTACTTATCCGAGCCATGACCTTTGGAACCCCTGTCATTGCACCCGATATTCCTATCTTGAAAAAATAC GTTGATGATGGAGCCCATGGGATATTGTTCTCAAAATATAGCCCTGAAGCATTGACAAGGGCTCTCTCTCTTTTGATATCAAATGGAAAACTTTCTAAATTTGCTCAAACTCTTGCTTTCTCTGGAAGACTGCTTGCTAAGAACATGCTTGCATCAGAATGTATAATTGGTTATGCAAGGCTTTTGGAGAATTTGATTAGTTTTCCATCAGATACCTTGTTGCCTGGTCCTGTGTCTAACCTTCAACGGAGGGAATGGGAATGGAACTTGTTCAGCAAGGAACTAGAACAGGAAATTGATGATTTGTTAAGCATGGCTGAGGGCGATTTTTCTTTCAGAGAAACCAGTGCTGTTTATTCCCTTGAGAAAGAATGGAGCAATCATGTTAATTCAACTAGCATCTCTGGGAATGGAACTGAAATTCTAGTACCAGATATCCCAACAGAATCAGATTGGGATGTTTTGAGTGAAAtagaaagctttgaagaatatGAGAGGGTGGAAACAGAGGAG CTTCAAGAAAGAATGGATAAGAGTCATGGTCCGTGGGATGAGATTTATCATGATGCTCGAAAATCTGAAAAGCTAAAGTTTGAAGCAAATGAGAGGGATGAAGGTGAGCTAGAAAGGACTGGCCAGCCAGTATGCATTTATGAAATATATGATGGAGCTGGGGCCTGGCCATTTTTGAATCATGGATCTTTATACCGTGGCTTAAGTCTT TCTACAAAAGCGCGGAGGTCAAGATCTGATGATGTGGATGCAGTTGCCCGGCTTCCCCTCCTGAACGACAGTTACTATCAGAATATATTATGTGATATAGGAGGAATGTTTTCTATTGCAAACAGGGTGGATGACATTCACAAGAGACCTTGGATTGGGTTTCAATCATGGCATGCTGCTGGTAGTAAG GTTTCATTAACATTTAAAGCTGAACAAGTTCTAGAAGAAAAGgtgcaagaagaaaataaagatgtAATGTACTACTGGGCTCGCCTAGATATGGATGGTGGAGTTACAGGAAGCAACGATGAACTCACTTTCTGGTCCATGTGTGACATCTTAAATGGAGGACACTGCAG AATTGCTTTTGAAGATGCCTTCCGCCATATGTATGGCTTGCCATCAAATCTTGAAGTTCTTCCTCCGATGCCAGAAGATGGAGGTCACTGGTCTGCCCTGCATAGCTGGGTCATGCCAACCCCTTCCTTTCTGGAGTTCATTATGTTTTCACG AATGTTTGTTGATTCTCTTGATGCTCTGCAATCCAACTCTAGCCAAATGACCAAGTGTCTGTTGAGTTCCTCGGAGCTACAG GAAAAGCATTGTTATTGTCGAATATTGGAAGTCCTTGTTAATGTTTGGGCTTATCATAGTGCACGAAGGATGGTTTACATAGATCCACACACTGGTTCTGTAGAAGAACAGCACCCTGTTGAGCAAAGAAAGGGAATAATGTGGGAAAAGTACTTTAAGCTTATGGTGTTGAAGAGCATGGACGAAGATCTTGCTGAGGCTGCAGATGATGGAGATCATCCAAGGGAGAGGTGGCTGTGGCCACTAACAGGAGAAGTGCATTGGCAAGGGATTTATGAAAGGGAGAGGGAAGAAAAATATAGAGTAAAAATGGACAAGAAGcggaaaacaaaagagaaactATTTGAAAGATTGAAGTCTGGATACAAACAGAAACCACTTAGGAAATATAGGAAGTTGAGATTCTGA
- the LOC18101336 gene encoding uncharacterized protein LOC18101336 translates to MLKGGGFFPIMHAVKGVWVGQTFALAKCNDSGGKKSRIRRSKEERKGMVESFIKTYQNLNNGNFPSLNLTHKEVGGSFYTVREIVREIIQENRVLGPGNLSPEEQHNDQFVEQYPLGTISTEPQASLSTSPNGSPVPDQHDEGSSEEHLISELQVEPEQQGFDNGSHVIVKNEEADKPEVVEVQETEPLEIEKRMEEVAASDSKVTQMADVMVETFPLPPVTKPAGNLNGNCSNLREINGTCEEKNVEKVLLEPEHDPGNGISLPDRITSLNDSSLADDKEVEKSAVQLLEQSSDLVREQEVENFADLAMASSHASVTKGSILQDAEADMDVKLKSPHDDKTIAETKVASAQNAMQTKSLDSNDVTVSICPSIAKEIEIKDKVAVLHGRASQKGSSPTLNRINLESWGAASKNQTEPETNPLWAIFKSFLAAFVKFWSE, encoded by the exons ATGCTAAAGGGTGGTGGGTTTTTTCCCATCATGCATGCTGTAAAGGGTGTCTGGGTTGGCCAAACATTTGCTTTAGCCAAGTGCAATGATTCTGGAGGGAAGAAGTCTCGGATTCGGAGGTCGAAGGAGGAGAGGAAGGGAATGGTGGAGTCCTTTATAAAGAC GTACCAGAATTTAAACAATGGGAATTTTCCATCTCTTAATCTCACACACAAGGAAGTTGGTGGGTCGTTTTATACTGTACGGGAGATTGTTCGGGAGATAATCCAAGAAAATAGAGTGCTGGGTCCTGGTAACTTGTCACCGGAAGAGCAGCATAATGATCAATTTGTGGAGCAGTACCCATTGGGTACAATTTCCACAGAACCTCAAGCTTCTCTATCCACATCTCCAAATGGAAGTCCTGTACCAGATCAGCATGATGAGGGCTCAAGTGAAGAGCATTTAATTTCTGAGCTTCAGGTTGAACCTGAACAGCAGGGATTCGATAATGGGAGCCATGTAATTGTTAAGAATGAAGAAGCCGATAAACCAGAAGTTGTAGAGGTTCAAGAAACTGAACCTCTGGAAATAGAGAAAAGAATGGAAGAAGTGGCAGCATCTGATTCTAAAGTAACTCAAATGGCAGATGTAATGGTAGAGACATTTCCATTGCCGCCTGTTACCAAGCCAGCTGGAAACTTGAATGGAAATTGCAGTAATTTAAGGGAGATAAATGGGACTTGTGAAGAGAAAAATGTTGAAAAGGTGCTCTTGGAACCAGAACATGACCCAGGAAATGGCATTTCTTTGCCTGACAGAATAACTTCCTTGAATGATAGCAGTTTGGCAGATGATAAAGAAGTGGAAAAGTCAGCAGTTCAATTGTTGGAACAAAGCTCTGATTTGGTGCGTGAACAAGAAGTGGAAAACTTTGCAGATCTGGCAATGGCAAGTTCGCATGCATCTGTCACCAAAGGAAGCATTTTGCAGGATGCTGAGGCTGACATGGATGTGAAGTTGAAGTCACCACATGATGACAAGACAATTGCTGAGACTAAG gTTGCTAGTGCTCAAAATGCCATGCAAACCAAATCTTTGGATAGCAATGACGTCACTGTTAGTATCTGTCCGTCAATAGCCAAAGAAATTGAGATAAAAGATAAAGTTGCAGTTCTACATGGTCGTGCCTCTCAGAAAGGAAGCAGTCCAACACTAAACAGAATTAATCT TGAATCGTGGGGAGCGGCATCCAAGAATCAAACAGAACCAGAAACTAACCCGCTTTGGGCCATTTTTAAATCGTTCTTGGCTGCCTTTGTGAAATTTTGGTCAGAATAA